One part of the Sorangiineae bacterium MSr11954 genome encodes these proteins:
- a CDS encoding MerR family transcriptional regulator, translating to MTEASAEYRIEDLAREAMTTVRNVRAYQDKGLLPRPRKRGRVAVYDETHLARLRLVGQLLERGYTLANIKELVQAWDGGQSLGAVLGLVAEAMGPADEAPGTVSLDELFRLFPEPDAITCLAAAIRLGIVEPEAGSDVPAMSGRLSGVGAADVQNIAKATLFRVPSPRLFAIGVELHAAGVPIRALLEQVELLREDMDRIARRFLELSTRHIFARYLGSDPGAIPKESSERIPEITDRVRRLRPLAQSTVNVELARAMRSHALRCVKDMLGRALVK from the coding sequence GTGACGGAGGCCAGCGCGGAGTACCGCATCGAGGATCTCGCGCGCGAGGCGATGACCACCGTGCGCAACGTGCGCGCGTATCAAGACAAGGGGCTCCTGCCGCGCCCGCGCAAACGAGGCCGGGTCGCCGTCTACGACGAGACGCATTTGGCGCGCTTGCGGCTCGTGGGGCAGCTGCTCGAGCGGGGCTATACCTTGGCGAACATCAAGGAGCTGGTGCAAGCCTGGGACGGCGGGCAAAGCCTGGGCGCCGTGCTCGGGTTGGTGGCGGAGGCCATGGGGCCGGCGGACGAGGCGCCGGGCACCGTGAGCTTGGACGAGCTGTTTCGGCTCTTTCCCGAGCCGGATGCGATCACCTGCCTGGCGGCGGCCATCCGGCTCGGCATCGTGGAGCCCGAGGCGGGCTCGGACGTGCCGGCAATGTCGGGGCGCCTCTCCGGCGTGGGGGCGGCGGATGTGCAAAATATTGCCAAGGCAACGCTGTTTCGGGTGCCGAGCCCGCGCTTGTTCGCCATCGGGGTGGAGCTTCATGCCGCCGGGGTGCCGATTCGGGCGCTGCTCGAGCAAGTCGAGCTTTTGCGCGAGGACATGGATCGCATCGCGCGGCGCTTTCTGGAGCTCTCGACCCGGCATATCTTCGCGCGCTACCTGGGCAGCGATCCCGGGGCGATCCCGAAGGAGAGCTCGGAGCGCATCCCCGAGATCACCGATCGGGTGCGCCGCCTTCGCCCGCTGGCCCAAAGCACGGTCAATGTGGAGCTGGCGCGCGCCATGCGCTCGCACGCCCTTCGCTGCGTCAAGGACATGTTGGGGCGCGCCCTCGTCAAGTGA